A genomic stretch from Embleya scabrispora includes:
- a CDS encoding alpha/beta fold hydrolase translates to MTTHVSVTTDTLDVAGARLHYEVRGAGPLIALVGAPMDAAAFAPLADLLSVDHTVLTTDPRGINRSPLDDPDQDSTPDLRAADLARLIGRLDLGPAAVLGSSGGAVTALALARTHPDRVHTVVAHEPPLVELLDDRERLHAGTDDIIATRLRGDVTGAWTKFLAQAGIVPPDGVLETMFGAERTPREEADELRWFAHELRPTTRWRPDLAALRTVGTRIVVGIGEASAGQLCDRTSRALAGALGSEPVLFPGDHTGFVDDPARFTTRLRELL, encoded by the coding sequence ATGACCACGCACGTTTCCGTCACCACCGACACCCTCGATGTCGCCGGCGCCCGCCTGCACTACGAGGTACGCGGCGCCGGCCCCCTGATCGCACTCGTCGGCGCCCCGATGGACGCGGCCGCCTTCGCGCCACTGGCCGACCTGCTCTCGGTCGACCACACCGTGCTCACCACCGACCCCAGGGGCATCAACCGCAGCCCCCTCGACGATCCCGACCAGGACTCCACCCCGGATCTGCGCGCCGCCGACCTGGCCCGGCTCATCGGCCGGCTCGACCTCGGACCGGCCGCCGTCCTGGGCTCCAGCGGCGGAGCCGTCACCGCCCTGGCCCTCGCCCGGACCCACCCCGACCGCGTGCACACCGTCGTCGCCCACGAACCCCCGCTCGTCGAACTCCTCGACGACCGCGAGCGCCTCCACGCCGGCACCGACGACATCATCGCCACCCGCCTGCGCGGCGATGTCACCGGCGCCTGGACGAAGTTCCTGGCCCAGGCCGGCATCGTGCCGCCCGACGGCGTGCTCGAGACGATGTTCGGCGCGGAACGCACCCCGCGCGAGGAGGCCGATGAACTCCGCTGGTTCGCCCACGAGTTGCGCCCCACCACCCGCTGGCGCCCGGACCTCGCCGCACTGCGTACGGTCGGCACGCGCATCGTCGTCGGCATCGGCGAGGCCTCCGCCGGGCAACTCTGCGACCGCACCTCCCGGGCCCTCGCCGGCGCCCTCGGCAGCGAACCCGTGCTCTTCCCCGGCGACCACACCGGCTTCGTCGACGACCCCGCCCGGTTCACCACCCGCCTGCGGGAGCTCCTCTGA
- a CDS encoding Hsp20/alpha crystallin family protein has product MLMRTDPFRELDRLAQQLLVPGTPARPTAMAMDAYRDGEEYVVVFDLPGVTPEAIDIDVERNMLTVKARREPIARGNDGDKGRDVQMELSERPVGVFSRQIVLADTLDTERIRADYESGVLTLRIPIAERAKPRKISIGGGADHKVITA; this is encoded by the coding sequence ATGTTGATGCGTACCGACCCCTTCCGCGAGCTCGACCGGCTCGCGCAGCAGCTCCTCGTTCCCGGCACCCCGGCCCGGCCGACGGCGATGGCCATGGACGCCTACCGTGACGGCGAGGAGTACGTGGTCGTCTTCGATCTGCCCGGTGTCACCCCCGAGGCGATCGACATCGATGTCGAACGCAACATGCTCACCGTCAAGGCCCGGCGCGAGCCGATCGCCAGGGGCAACGACGGCGACAAGGGCAGGGACGTACAGATGGAGCTCTCGGAGCGACCCGTCGGCGTCTTCTCCCGGCAGATCGTCCTCGCCGACACGCTCGACACCGAGCGCATCCGCGCCGACTACGAAAGCGGCGTGCTGACGCTGCGGATCCCGATCGCCGAGCGCGCCAAGCCGCGCAAGATCTCGATCGGCGGCGGCGCCGACCACAAGGTCATCACGGCCTGA
- a CDS encoding STAS domain-containing protein gives MSSRRPHTRRPAPAATARRPGRRHRETATHLRVRVTPYGDRLLVRVSGEIDIDSAPLLRSALDTALDHGAPRVDVDMRGVTFCDSTALHVLLRARTKAAQSRVGLALAPGDRVRRILAITNTAHLFAPLAVPLRP, from the coding sequence ATGTCTTCACGCCGACCCCACACCCGCCGCCCGGCTCCCGCCGCCACGGCGCGTCGCCCCGGCCGTCGTCACCGGGAAACGGCCACACACCTGCGCGTACGGGTCACCCCGTACGGCGACCGCCTGCTCGTGCGCGTCAGCGGGGAGATCGACATCGACAGCGCACCACTGCTCCGCTCCGCCCTCGACACCGCGCTGGATCACGGCGCACCCCGCGTCGACGTGGACATGCGAGGGGTGACCTTCTGCGACAGCACCGCGCTCCACGTCCTGTTGCGGGCACGAACCAAGGCCGCCCAGAGCCGGGTCGGGCTCGCCCTCGCACCCGGCGACCGGGTGCGGCGCATCCTGGCCATCACGAACACGGCACACCTGTTCGCCCCGCTCGCGGTGCCTCTGCGACCGTGA
- a CDS encoding type III effector protein, which yields MDTIDPRREPTADVAHQVGPASFLAAAAALEVIDEAVRGAQEQRGRQSGADADPRRALASLLLLREIRERLAGWETGLIETARDAGASWADLAGPLGVASRQAAERRYLRLRPGPVGSTGEQRVTATRERRAADRAATARARDNAADLRRLAGQITALTDLPPGSRALVAKLDRALGADDPAALLDPLGAARPHLAAAHPDLATRIDALVDPAGEGPAGT from the coding sequence ATGGATACGATCGACCCCCGACGCGAACCGACCGCCGACGTCGCCCACCAGGTGGGGCCGGCCTCCTTCCTCGCCGCCGCGGCGGCCCTGGAGGTCATCGACGAGGCCGTCCGTGGCGCGCAGGAGCAACGGGGCAGGCAGTCCGGAGCGGACGCGGACCCCCGTCGGGCGCTGGCCTCGCTCCTGCTGCTGCGCGAGATTCGCGAACGACTCGCCGGATGGGAGACCGGATTGATCGAAACGGCCCGTGACGCCGGGGCCAGTTGGGCCGATCTGGCCGGGCCGCTGGGCGTGGCCAGCAGACAGGCGGCCGAGCGCCGCTATCTGCGCCTGCGTCCGGGGCCGGTCGGCAGCACCGGCGAGCAACGGGTCACCGCCACCCGCGAACGCCGGGCCGCCGACCGCGCCGCCACCGCCCGCGCCCGCGACAATGCGGCCGACCTGCGCCGCCTCGCCGGGCAGATCACCGCGCTCACCGACCTGCCGCCCGGCTCCCGGGCCCTCGTCGCCAAACTCGATCGGGCGCTCGGGGCGGACGACCCCGCCGCACTCCTGGACCCCCTCGGCGCGGCCCGCCCGCATCTGGCCGCCGCCCACCCGGATCTGGCCACCCGGATCGACGCCCTCGTGGACCCGGCGGGCGAGGGGCCGGCCGGGACCTGA
- a CDS encoding glutamate--cysteine ligase, which produces MITLGVEEEYLLVDHDSGVPVPRSVAVRAAAGLQAALDDDEVQPELLQVQVEVATPVCETLDEIGGHLLRLRHAVAEAAEQCGCRLAAVGTAPFAPDEPVPVTDKERYRSLHVDAARLVDEALMNGMHVHVAIPDREAGVAVLNRIRPWLSVLLAMSANSPLWHGDDTGFASWRTLVFGRWPVTGTPPRFRDANDYDRRLDGLTRAGALADRGRVYWSARLSERFPTIEVRAMDVQLRADDAVMLAGLVRALVATALREEAEGRPELAPAPEILEAAVWQAARHGLSDTLIAPDDARPRPAPRSSPSCSRTSGRNWIAPATPGG; this is translated from the coding sequence GTGATCACTCTCGGCGTCGAGGAGGAATACCTCCTGGTCGACCACGACAGCGGTGTGCCCGTCCCGCGTTCGGTGGCCGTGCGCGCGGCCGCGGGGTTGCAGGCCGCGCTGGACGACGACGAGGTCCAGCCGGAGCTGCTCCAGGTACAGGTCGAGGTCGCCACGCCCGTGTGCGAGACGCTCGACGAGATCGGCGGCCACCTGCTGCGCCTGCGCCACGCGGTGGCCGAGGCCGCGGAGCAGTGCGGCTGCCGGCTGGCCGCGGTCGGCACCGCGCCCTTCGCGCCGGACGAGCCGGTGCCCGTCACCGACAAGGAGCGCTACCGGTCCCTGCACGTCGACGCGGCGCGCCTGGTGGACGAGGCGTTGATGAACGGGATGCACGTACACGTGGCCATACCCGATCGTGAAGCGGGGGTCGCGGTCCTCAACCGGATCCGCCCCTGGTTGTCGGTGCTGCTCGCGATGTCGGCGAACTCGCCGCTGTGGCACGGGGACGACACCGGGTTCGCCAGTTGGCGCACGCTGGTCTTCGGGCGCTGGCCGGTCACCGGTACGCCGCCCCGGTTTCGGGACGCGAACGACTACGATCGGCGGCTGGACGGGCTCACCCGAGCCGGAGCGCTGGCCGATCGGGGTCGGGTGTACTGGTCGGCGCGGCTTTCGGAGCGATTCCCCACCATCGAAGTGCGGGCCATGGACGTGCAGTTGCGCGCCGACGATGCGGTCATGCTCGCGGGACTCGTACGCGCGTTGGTGGCCACGGCGCTGCGCGAGGAGGCGGAGGGCCGCCCCGAATTGGCTCCCGCGCCCGAAATCCTGGAGGCGGCCGTCTGGCAGGCGGCCCGCCACGGCCTGTCCGACACCCTGATCGCTCCCGACGACGCCCGCCCGCGACCGGCCCCGAGGTCGTCGCCGAGTTGCTCGCGCACGTCGGGCCGGAACTGGATCGCGCCGGCGACACCCGGCGGGTGA
- a CDS encoding Rieske 2Fe-2S domain-containing protein, whose translation MRMTTAITTRLEEARGLDRPASVLRGLVGRVPAGRIRDIAHGVPIGHPVHPVLVQVPIGAWISASVLDFVPRTGPASGVLITVGLGAALPAAATGALDWAQTHEQQQRVGLVHAAANSVAVGLYTASLWARLRGRPIRGRLLALTGLTAVGVGGLLGGHLAYRQATGVNHAEQVPHVVGDGSRWHSIGLLSALPVGKPVRRFVGETPVLVVRGADRVDVLADRCAHLSGPLSEGEVRDGRVTCPWHDSVFDLCTGEVVHGPATAPQPVFETRVDGDELRVRLPGAG comes from the coding sequence ATGAGAATGACAACGGCGATCACGACCCGACTGGAGGAGGCCCGGGGCCTCGATCGGCCCGCCTCCGTGCTGCGCGGCCTCGTCGGGCGGGTGCCCGCGGGAAGGATCCGGGACATCGCACACGGGGTCCCCATCGGACACCCCGTGCACCCGGTGCTGGTTCAGGTCCCCATCGGCGCCTGGATCTCCGCCTCGGTGCTGGACTTCGTACCGCGCACCGGCCCCGCGTCGGGTGTCCTGATCACCGTCGGTCTGGGCGCCGCGCTGCCCGCCGCCGCGACCGGGGCCCTCGACTGGGCGCAGACCCACGAACAGCAGCAACGCGTCGGCCTGGTCCACGCCGCCGCCAACTCGGTCGCCGTCGGGCTGTACACCGCATCCCTGTGGGCCCGCCTGCGCGGACGCCCGATCCGCGGGCGCCTGTTGGCCCTGACCGGCCTGACCGCCGTGGGCGTCGGCGGCCTGCTCGGCGGACATCTGGCGTACCGGCAGGCCACCGGGGTCAATCACGCGGAACAGGTGCCCCACGTGGTCGGCGACGGGTCGCGGTGGCACTCGATCGGCCTGTTGTCCGCGCTGCCGGTCGGCAAGCCGGTGCGCCGATTCGTCGGTGAGACGCCGGTGTTGGTGGTGCGGGGCGCGGATCGGGTCGACGTCCTGGCCGATCGGTGCGCGCACCTGTCCGGCCCCCTGTCCGAGGGCGAGGTCCGCGACGGTCGAGTGACCTGCCCCTGGCACGACAGCGTCTTCGACCTGTGCACCGGGGAGGTCGTACACGGCCCGGCGACGGCCCCGCAACCGGTCTTCGAGACGCGAGTGGACGGGGACGAACTGCGCGTACGCCTCCCCGGTGCCGGCTGA
- a CDS encoding SDR family oxidoreductase has product MILVTGATGHFGRQTVEALAAAKIPVRALSRDPERAGLPAEAEVVRGDFTDPATLTEAFDGVTALFLTLPYGAAPDALLDAAREAGVRRVVFLSSGAVVDGAPVQPNVIAAYHARVERAVAATGIAHTFLRLFFPAINSLAFAMQLAHGDVVQAPYAGATTAPVHERDVADAAVRVLTDEGHAGRTYLLTGPEALTQADQVRLLGEALGRRLVFEEADAASVRAGMATFMDADFVHALFDLMEETVDTRPEITPALTRLTGATPRTYARWAADHVADFA; this is encoded by the coding sequence ATGATCCTGGTCACCGGAGCCACCGGACACTTCGGCCGGCAGACCGTCGAGGCGCTGGCCGCGGCGAAGATCCCGGTGCGCGCCCTGAGCCGCGACCCCGAGCGGGCCGGGCTGCCGGCGGAGGCCGAGGTGGTCCGCGGCGACTTCACCGATCCCGCCACGCTCACGGAGGCGTTCGACGGGGTGACCGCGCTGTTCCTGACGCTGCCGTACGGAGCGGCCCCGGACGCGTTGCTCGACGCCGCCCGCGAGGCCGGGGTGCGCCGCGTCGTGTTCCTGTCCTCGGGCGCGGTGGTCGACGGCGCGCCCGTCCAGCCGAACGTGATCGCCGCCTACCACGCCCGGGTCGAGCGGGCGGTGGCCGCGACGGGGATCGCGCACACGTTCCTGCGGCTGTTCTTCCCGGCGATCAACTCGCTGGCGTTCGCGATGCAGTTGGCCCACGGCGACGTGGTGCAGGCGCCCTACGCGGGCGCGACCACCGCGCCGGTGCACGAGCGCGATGTCGCCGACGCCGCCGTCCGGGTCCTCACCGACGAGGGACACGCGGGCCGCACCTACCTGTTGACCGGCCCCGAGGCGCTGACCCAGGCCGACCAGGTGCGGCTGCTCGGCGAGGCGCTCGGCCGACGGCTCGTCTTCGAGGAGGCCGACGCCGCCTCGGTGCGCGCGGGCATGGCCACGTTCATGGACGCCGATTTCGTCCACGCGCTGTTCGACCTGATGGAGGAAACCGTCGACACCCGCCCCGAGATCACCCCGGCCCTGACCCGCCTCACCGGCGCGACACCCCGCACCTACGCCCGCTGGGCGGCCGACCACGTCGCCGACTTCGCCTGA
- a CDS encoding class I SAM-dependent methyltransferase: MAEHRDETRAAYDGVVELYASMFADRMEAHPFARNMIGTFAELVRGTGNPRAADVGCGPGHLTAMLCELGLDAFGLDLSPGMVDHARRAHPTLRFDEARMEDLPIEDGALGGILAHYSMIHTPPDELPALLAEQVRVLASGGLLLVSFFGTDGPEPIRFDHKVAPAYSWPADRFAALLTEAGLVPFARLLHDPASERGFLDTHLLARRP, encoded by the coding sequence ATGGCGGAGCACCGGGACGAGACCAGGGCGGCCTACGACGGCGTCGTCGAGTTGTACGCGTCGATGTTCGCCGACCGGATGGAGGCGCATCCGTTCGCGCGGAACATGATCGGCACCTTCGCCGAGTTGGTGCGCGGGACGGGCAACCCGCGGGCGGCCGACGTCGGGTGCGGGCCCGGACATCTGACGGCCATGCTGTGCGAACTGGGGCTGGACGCCTTCGGGCTCGACCTCTCCCCGGGCATGGTCGACCACGCCAGGCGGGCACATCCGACGCTGCGCTTCGACGAGGCGCGGATGGAGGACCTGCCGATCGAGGACGGCGCGCTCGGCGGCATACTGGCCCACTACTCGATGATCCACACCCCGCCCGACGAGCTGCCGGCGCTGCTCGCCGAGCAGGTGCGGGTCCTGGCGTCGGGCGGCCTGCTCCTGGTCTCGTTCTTCGGGACCGACGGGCCGGAGCCGATCCGCTTCGACCACAAGGTGGCGCCCGCCTACAGCTGGCCGGCGGACCGCTTCGCCGCGCTGCTGACCGAGGCCGGCCTCGTCCCGTTCGCCCGCCTGCTCCACGACCCGGCCTCCGAACGGGGCTTCCTCGACACGCACCTGCTGGCCCGCCGTCCCTGA
- a CDS encoding LLM class F420-dependent oxidoreductase yields the protein MVKIGYTMMTEQAGPKDLVEHVVHAEQVGFDFSVTSDHYFPWLDVQGHAPHAWTVLGAAARATSTIPLMTYVTCPTMRYHPAIVAQQAATLQLLSDGRFRLGLGSGENLNEHVVGGGWPAVDVRQEMLAEAVDIIRALFAGGYVDHHGTHYDVESAKLWDLPEWPPPIGIAVSGEQGCALAGRSADLVVATEPDADLLAAFDRHGGAGKPRVGQLPVCWDPDRDAAIRRAHEQFRWFGGGWKVNSELPGTAGFAGATQFVRPEDVAAAIPCGDEVDTFVEAVRPYVEAGFTEVALIQVGGDTQHAFLDWARDRLLPALREL from the coding sequence ATGGTGAAAATCGGCTACACGATGATGACCGAGCAGGCCGGTCCCAAGGATCTGGTCGAGCATGTGGTGCATGCCGAGCAGGTCGGATTCGACTTCTCGGTGACGTCGGACCACTACTTTCCGTGGCTCGACGTCCAAGGGCACGCGCCGCACGCGTGGACCGTCCTGGGTGCCGCGGCGCGGGCCACCTCGACGATTCCGTTGATGACGTACGTGACCTGTCCCACGATGCGCTACCACCCGGCGATCGTGGCGCAGCAGGCCGCCACGCTCCAGCTGTTGTCGGACGGGCGGTTCCGGCTCGGCCTGGGCTCCGGCGAGAACCTGAACGAGCACGTGGTGGGCGGTGGTTGGCCTGCCGTGGACGTACGGCAGGAGATGTTGGCCGAGGCGGTGGACATCATCCGCGCGTTGTTCGCGGGCGGCTATGTCGATCACCACGGCACGCACTACGACGTGGAGTCCGCGAAGTTGTGGGACCTGCCGGAGTGGCCGCCGCCGATCGGGATCGCGGTGTCCGGCGAGCAGGGTTGTGCGCTCGCCGGCCGGTCGGCCGACCTGGTCGTCGCGACCGAGCCGGACGCGGATCTGTTGGCCGCGTTCGACCGGCACGGCGGTGCGGGCAAGCCGCGGGTGGGGCAGCTTCCGGTGTGCTGGGACCCCGATCGGGACGCGGCGATCCGGCGCGCGCACGAGCAGTTCCGCTGGTTCGGCGGGGGGTGGAAGGTCAACTCGGAACTGCCCGGTACGGCGGGCTTCGCGGGTGCGACGCAGTTCGTGCGTCCGGAGGACGTGGCCGCGGCGATCCCGTGCGGGGACGAGGTGGACACGTTCGTCGAGGCGGTACGCCCCTACGTCGAGGCCGGGTTCACCGAGGTCGCCCTCATCCAGGTCGGCGGCGATACGCAGCACGCGTTCCTGGACTGGGCCCGCGACCGGCTGCTCCCGGCGCTGCGCGAGTTGTGA
- a CDS encoding MarR family transcriptional regulator, translated as MSDADASRPSWTFFTSHARVLSVIARDPEARVRDIAAVCLLTERAVQGILADLEAGGYLTRQRNGRRNTYRVVPGTEVRHPADRGRAVADALDLPVEQHTGGSDPPATSGGSGGSGGSGDRDAPGDRDAHGDRDAPGRTDEGPFGHEAH; from the coding sequence ATGAGTGATGCGGACGCGTCCCGACCGTCGTGGACGTTCTTCACCAGCCATGCCCGTGTGCTCTCGGTGATCGCCCGGGATCCCGAGGCGAGGGTGCGCGACATCGCGGCCGTGTGCCTGCTGACCGAGCGCGCCGTCCAGGGCATCCTGGCGGACCTGGAAGCCGGCGGATATCTGACCCGACAGCGCAACGGACGGCGCAATACGTACCGGGTCGTGCCCGGAACGGAGGTGCGGCACCCGGCGGACCGGGGCCGGGCCGTCGCCGACGCGCTCGACCTGCCGGTGGAGCAACACACCGGCGGTTCCGACCCGCCGGCCACTTCCGGCGGCTCGGGCGGCTCCGGCGGGTCGGGGGATCGTGACGCGCCCGGCGACCGTGACGCGCACGGCGACCGTGACGCGCCGGGGCGGACGGACGAGGGACCCTTCGGACACGAGGCGCATTGA
- a CDS encoding flavin reductase family protein, with protein sequence MLLFERFADRLDYPMFVVTAVQPVTGERSGCLVGFASQCGMEPVRFLVCVSVVNHTHAIALASPVLAVHALGERQHDLAALFGERTGDRVDKFADCAWEPGPAGVPLLTDCPVRIVGTVLHRLDGLGDHTGFVLDPIEPDAGTDDADPPRDSHAPLMFSAVRDLHPGHPA encoded by the coding sequence GTGTTGTTGTTCGAACGATTCGCGGACAGGTTGGACTACCCCATGTTCGTCGTCACGGCGGTCCAACCCGTCACCGGCGAACGATCCGGATGCCTGGTGGGGTTCGCGTCGCAGTGCGGCATGGAGCCGGTGCGATTCCTGGTGTGCGTGTCCGTCGTCAACCACACCCACGCGATCGCGCTCGCCTCGCCGGTGCTGGCCGTCCACGCACTGGGTGAGCGGCAGCACGACCTGGCCGCGCTGTTCGGGGAGCGCACCGGGGACCGCGTCGACAAGTTCGCCGACTGCGCCTGGGAACCCGGTCCGGCCGGGGTGCCACTGCTGACGGACTGCCCGGTACGCATCGTCGGCACGGTCCTGCACCGCCTGGATGGGCTCGGCGACCACACCGGATTCGTCCTCGACCCCATCGAACCCGACGCCGGCACCGACGACGCCGACCCGCCGCGCGACTCCCACGCCCCGCTGATGTTCTCCGCCGTGCGCGACCTGCACCCCGGTCACCCCGCCTGA
- a CDS encoding PP2C family protein-serine/threonine phosphatase: protein MCRSGDEPDPAQGWDTDAAFTALLEDSAEELYEAAPCGYLSTLMDGTIAKINATLLDWLGMDREQVVGRLRFPDLLTVGGKLYHETHFAPLLRMQGELRGIALELKGTDGRRLPVLVSSVLKHGGGGEPLLIRTTVFDASDRRAYEQELLRRRRDAEQARAEAQRAQLEAEQARRQAEADRERLADALAVLQQSLVPSSLPTVPGLAAAAHYHTAAPDLLGGDFYDLFPLGGGRWAFFMGDVCGKGPQAASVTSLTRYTLRAAALHTSEPAAVLATLNAVLHERYAAGTDPRYCTVVFGVVEPSTDGGPAGVHLASGGHPPALVMRADGRAEFLPTPGGLLVGVFPDAGFGSAHTTLAPGDTLVLYTDGLTEARTGATRENLFGEDALLTFAAEHAPATAPSIIAALTGLLESFREGLDDDTALLALGVPGRP from the coding sequence ATGTGCCGCTCCGGCGACGAGCCGGATCCCGCGCAGGGTTGGGACACCGACGCCGCGTTCACCGCGCTGCTCGAAGACAGTGCCGAGGAGTTGTACGAGGCGGCGCCCTGCGGCTATCTGTCCACGCTGATGGACGGCACCATCGCCAAGATCAACGCCACCCTGCTCGACTGGCTCGGCATGGACCGCGAGCAGGTGGTCGGCCGGCTGCGTTTCCCCGATCTGCTCACCGTGGGCGGGAAGCTCTACCACGAAACGCACTTCGCGCCGCTGCTGCGCATGCAGGGCGAACTCCGCGGCATCGCGTTGGAGCTGAAGGGGACCGACGGGCGCCGCCTGCCGGTGCTGGTCTCCTCCGTGCTCAAGCACGGCGGTGGCGGTGAACCACTGTTGATCCGCACCACCGTTTTCGACGCCTCCGACCGGCGCGCGTACGAGCAGGAGCTGCTGCGCCGTCGCCGGGACGCCGAGCAGGCCCGCGCCGAGGCGCAGCGGGCGCAACTGGAGGCGGAACAGGCCCGTCGGCAGGCCGAGGCGGACCGGGAGCGGCTGGCGGACGCGCTCGCCGTACTGCAGCAGTCCCTCGTGCCCTCGTCGCTGCCCACCGTGCCGGGCCTGGCGGCGGCCGCGCACTATCACACCGCCGCACCCGATCTTCTGGGCGGCGACTTCTACGATCTGTTCCCCCTGGGCGGGGGCCGGTGGGCGTTCTTCATGGGCGACGTGTGCGGCAAGGGCCCGCAGGCGGCGTCCGTCACGTCGCTGACCCGGTACACCCTGCGGGCGGCGGCGCTGCACACTTCCGAACCGGCCGCGGTATTGGCCACGCTGAACGCCGTCCTGCACGAGCGGTACGCCGCCGGCACCGACCCCCGCTACTGCACCGTCGTCTTCGGCGTCGTCGAGCCGAGTACCGACGGCGGCCCGGCCGGCGTGCACCTGGCCTCGGGGGGTCATCCGCCCGCGCTGGTGATGCGGGCCGACGGTCGCGCCGAGTTCCTGCCCACGCCCGGAGGGCTCCTCGTCGGCGTCTTCCCCGACGCCGGCTTCGGCTCCGCGCACACCACGCTCGCACCGGGCGACACCCTCGTGCTCTACACGGACGGCCTGACCGAGGCCCGCACCGGCGCCACGCGCGAAAACCTCTTCGGTGAGGACGCCCTGCTCACCTTCGCCGCCGAGCACGCCCCCGCGACGGCGCCGTCGATCATCGCCGCGCTCACCGGACTGTTGGAGAGCTTCCGCGAGGGCTTGGACGACGACACCGCGCTGCTCGCACTCGGCGTCCCGGGCCGGCCGTAA
- a CDS encoding alpha/beta fold hydrolase produces the protein MDVRSRNNVTVTGLPDGPVLLLAHGFGCDQNMWRLVVPALAERYRVVLFDYVGSGGSDLSTFSRERYSSLAGYAQDVVEICEELDVEDVVFVGHSVSAMVGILAARTAPRRIGALVMVAPSPCYIDDGDYRGGFTAEDIDELLASLESNYLGWSSTMAPVIMGNPERPELGQELTNSFCATDPDIAAVFARTTFLSDSRADLPDVTVPTLVLECSQDVIAPREVGAYVHAAIPSSHLVTLDAAGHCPQLSAPEATAEAILGFLAAHR, from the coding sequence ATGGATGTTCGCAGCAGGAACAACGTGACGGTCACCGGCCTCCCCGACGGGCCGGTGCTGCTTCTCGCACACGGGTTCGGCTGTGATCAGAACATGTGGCGACTGGTCGTGCCGGCGCTGGCGGAGCGGTATCGGGTGGTGTTGTTCGACTACGTCGGTTCGGGCGGGTCGGACCTGTCGACCTTCAGCCGGGAGCGCTACTCCTCGCTCGCGGGCTACGCCCAGGACGTGGTGGAGATCTGCGAGGAGCTGGATGTCGAGGACGTGGTGTTCGTCGGGCATTCGGTGAGCGCCATGGTGGGCATACTCGCCGCACGGACGGCACCGCGGCGGATCGGGGCATTGGTGATGGTCGCCCCCTCCCCCTGCTACATCGACGACGGCGACTACCGGGGCGGATTCACCGCCGAGGACATCGACGAGCTGCTCGCCTCGTTGGAGTCGAACTATCTGGGCTGGTCGTCCACCATGGCCCCGGTGATCATGGGCAACCCGGAGCGGCCGGAGCTGGGGCAGGAGCTGACCAACAGCTTCTGCGCCACCGACCCCGACATCGCCGCGGTCTTCGCCCGCACCACCTTCCTGTCCGACAGTCGCGCGGACCTGCCCGACGTCACGGTGCCGACCCTGGTCCTCGAATGCTCCCAGGACGTGATCGCGCCCCGGGAGGTCGGGGCGTACGTGCACGCCGCGATCCCCTCCTCCCACCTCGTCACTCTCGATGCCGCCGGGCACTGCCCGCAGTTGAGCGCGCCGGAGGCCACCGCCGAGGCGATTCTCGGCTTTCTGGCGGCCCACCGGTGA